In one Candidatus Pelagibacter sp. HTCC7211 genomic region, the following are encoded:
- the rpsM gene encoding 30S ribosomal protein S13 — protein sequence MARIAGINIPQNKLVHIGLTYIYGIGDKFSNQICSSLEIPRAKRINELTDDEILKIREYIDQNFKVEGDLRRDYSLSIKRLIDLACYRGTRHRKKLPVRGQRTRCNARTRKGKAIAIAGKKLTPTKK from the coding sequence ATGGCTCGTATCGCAGGTATTAACATCCCACAAAATAAACTTGTTCACATAGGACTTACTTATATTTATGGAATAGGTGACAAATTTTCAAATCAAATATGTTCTTCACTTGAAATTCCTAGAGCTAAAAGAATAAACGAATTGACAGACGATGAAATATTAAAAATTAGAGAATACATTGACCAAAATTTCAAAGTTGAAGGTGATTTGAGAAGGGATTATTCGCTTAGCATTAAAAGATTAATTGATCTTGCGTGCTATAGAGGAACTAGACATAGAAAAAAATTGCCTGTCAGAGGTCAAAGAACTAGATGTAATGCTAGAACAAGAAAAGGTAAGGCGATTGCAATAGCAGGAAAAAAATTAACTCCAACTAAAAAATAA
- a CDS encoding adenylate kinase: MNIILFGPPGAGKGTQSKYLVNKLNNFQISTGDILRDEIKKNSDIGKQITNDMNDGIFISDDIVNELVEKLVNDPQKKDRFIFDGYPRSLSQAKNLDDLLNNSNQKIDHIFFLNVNKETIIKRIEKRKVLENRSDDDMNTIIKRYDTYMETTKPVLDFYSKNPNFHEIDGTQEIDEITRKIDNFINV; encoded by the coding sequence GTGAATATTATTTTATTTGGGCCTCCTGGCGCAGGTAAAGGCACACAATCTAAATATCTAGTAAATAAACTAAATAATTTTCAAATATCAACAGGTGATATTTTGAGAGATGAAATTAAAAAGAATTCAGATATTGGTAAACAGATAACAAACGATATGAATGATGGAATTTTCATAAGTGATGATATTGTTAATGAGCTAGTAGAAAAATTAGTCAACGATCCCCAAAAAAAAGATAGATTTATATTTGATGGATATCCAAGATCATTAAGTCAGGCTAAAAATTTAGATGATTTATTAAATAATTCAAATCAAAAAATTGACCATATTTTTTTTCTTAATGTAAACAAAGAAACAATCATAAAAAGAATTGAAAAAAGAAAAGTTTTAGAAAATAGGTCTGACGATGATATGAATACAATTATAAAAAGGTATGATACATATATGGAAACGACGAAACCTGTTCTAGATTTCTACTCTAAGAATCCAAATTTTCATGAAATAGACGGAACACAGGAAATTGATGAAATAACAAGGAAAATAGACAATTTTATCAATGTTTAA
- the rplX gene encoding 50S ribosomal protein L24 — MIKKGLKVRVLTGKDKKKEGEVIEIDRTNNRAKVKEINMVKKHVKTTKEKKGGIVSKESFIHLSNLKLIDDKAVKKTEAKK, encoded by the coding sequence ATGATAAAAAAAGGTTTAAAAGTAAGAGTTTTAACTGGAAAAGATAAGAAAAAAGAAGGTGAAGTAATTGAAATTGATAGAACTAACAATAGAGCAAAAGTTAAAGAGATCAACATGGTAAAAAAACATGTTAAGACGACAAAGGAAAAAAAAGGTGGAATTGTATCGAAAGAAAGTTTTATTCATTTATCAAATTTAAAACTAATCGATGATAAGGCAGTTAAAAAAACAGAGGCTAAAAAATAA
- the rplF gene encoding 50S ribosomal protein L6, producing MSKIGKISISIPEKVKVALTGNMINIEGPLGKKSVNIDLDMFNLDIQEGKEISIKPKEINQNSKRLWGMNRSLINNAVIGSSTGYEKTLELVGVGYRAALKGNQLNLQLGYSHDIDFDIPEGIKIAVEKQTTLKITGSDKQLVGSVASKIKTFRKIEPYKGKGIREKGQYVLKKEGKKK from the coding sequence ATGTCTAAAATTGGTAAAATAAGTATTTCTATTCCTGAAAAAGTCAAAGTTGCTTTAACCGGTAATATGATAAACATAGAGGGACCACTTGGAAAAAAATCAGTAAATATTGATTTAGATATGTTCAATTTAGACATCCAAGAAGGTAAAGAAATTTCAATTAAACCAAAAGAAATAAATCAAAACTCAAAAAGATTGTGGGGTATGAATAGAAGTTTGATCAATAATGCTGTTATAGGTTCTAGCACTGGTTATGAAAAAACGTTAGAACTTGTAGGAGTAGGTTATAGAGCAGCTCTTAAAGGCAACCAATTAAACCTTCAACTAGGATATAGTCATGATATTGATTTTGATATACCAGAAGGAATTAAAATAGCCGTAGAAAAACAGACTACTCTCAAAATTACAGGCTCAGATAAACAACTAGTAGGGTCTGTTGCATCTAAAATAAAAACATTTCGAAAAATAGAACCTTACAAAGGTAAAGGAATTAGAGAAAAGGGACAATATGTTCTTAAAAAAGAAGGAAAGAAAAAATAA
- the rpsE gene encoding 30S ribosomal protein S5, translated as MDNFKDKKTDDILEKLVHINRITKVVKGGRRFGFSALVVVGNQAGKIGIAHAKAKQVPDAIKKANEMARRKLTHIPLREGRTIHHDVRAKDGAGRIVLRAASKGTGIIAGGPVRAVCEVLGVKDIVAKSMGTSNAHNVIRATMKALLKQNSPKQISSIRNKKISEIVEKRG; from the coding sequence ATGGATAATTTTAAAGATAAAAAAACTGACGATATTTTAGAAAAATTAGTTCACATTAACAGAATTACCAAAGTTGTAAAAGGTGGACGTAGATTTGGATTTTCTGCATTAGTCGTTGTTGGTAACCAAGCTGGTAAAATAGGTATTGCTCATGCTAAGGCTAAACAAGTTCCTGATGCTATTAAAAAAGCAAATGAAATGGCAAGAAGAAAATTAACTCATATTCCTCTTAGAGAGGGTAGAACAATTCATCATGATGTTAGAGCAAAAGATGGTGCTGGAAGAATTGTTTTAAGAGCAGCATCTAAAGGCACTGGAATTATAGCAGGTGGCCCAGTTAGAGCCGTTTGTGAAGTATTAGGTGTTAAAGATATTGTTGCAAAGTCTATGGGTACATCAAATGCTCATAATGTTATTAGAGCAACAATGAAAGCTTTGTTAAAACAAAATTCGCCAAAACAAATATCATCAATAAGAAATAAAAAGATTTCTGAGATTGTGGAAAAAAGAGGATAA
- the rplE gene encoding 50S ribosomal protein L5, whose protein sequence is MTPRLKEIFSKEIQPALKETLGLKNIYMAPKIEKIVLNMGLGLDGADSKILKACEEDMAKITGQKPVITKFKKSVANFKTRKGSNAGLKVTLRKNKMYEFIDRLVNIALPRIKDFRGLSSKGFDKFGNYTFGIKEHIIFPEVSFDRADKVRGLDIVIVIKALNKDHSFALLEKMNFPFIKKGDN, encoded by the coding sequence ATGACACCTAGATTAAAAGAAATTTTTAGTAAAGAAATTCAACCTGCTTTAAAAGAAACGCTTGGTTTGAAAAATATCTATATGGCGCCTAAAATTGAAAAAATTGTATTAAACATGGGACTTGGACTAGATGGCGCAGATTCTAAAATTTTAAAGGCATGCGAAGAAGATATGGCTAAAATAACTGGACAAAAACCAGTTATTACAAAATTTAAAAAGTCAGTAGCAAACTTTAAGACAAGAAAAGGCTCTAATGCTGGTTTAAAAGTAACTCTAAGAAAAAACAAAATGTACGAGTTTATAGATAGACTTGTAAATATTGCATTACCAAGAATTAAAGATTTTAGAGGACTTTCTTCAAAAGGTTTTGATAAATTTGGTAATTATACTTTTGGAATTAAAGAACATATCATATTTCCAGAAGTAAGCTTTGATAGAGCTGATAAAGTGAGAGGACTAGATATTGTAATAGTAATTAAGGCATTAAATAAAGATCATAGTTTTGCTTTATTAGAAAAAATGAATTTTCCATTTATTAAAAAAGGAGACAATTAG
- the rplQ gene encoding 50S ribosomal protein L17, protein MRHGMANKKLNRTSEHRKALLKNMLNSLIKYEQIKTTLPKAKFLKPQADKIITLGKKETLQTTKMLVSQLQDIKSANKVKKTLSKRYEKRNGGYTRIIKAGFRYGDNAPMAIIEFVDRDVEAKRVDKPKKDTTKETQKAEEKKQATA, encoded by the coding sequence ATGAGACACGGAATGGCAAATAAGAAGTTAAATAGAACTTCTGAACATAGAAAAGCTCTTTTAAAGAATATGTTAAATTCTTTGATTAAATATGAGCAGATCAAAACTACTTTGCCAAAAGCTAAATTCTTAAAACCGCAAGCTGATAAAATTATTACACTAGGTAAGAAAGAAACATTGCAAACAACAAAAATGCTCGTTTCTCAACTTCAAGATATAAAATCTGCAAACAAAGTAAAAAAAACACTTTCAAAAAGATATGAAAAAAGAAATGGTGGATACACAAGAATTATAAAGGCTGGGTTTAGATATGGTGATAATGCACCTATGGCAATTATAGAGTTTGTTGATAGAGATGTTGAGGCTAAAAGAGTAGATAAGCCAAAAAAAGATACTACTAAAGAAACACAAAAAGCTGAAGAAAAGAAACAAGCAACAGCATAA
- the rplP gene encoding 50S ribosomal protein L16 — protein sequence MLQPVRTRWRKAHKGRIHGTATRASSINYGAYALKALQPERITGKQIEAARVALTRHMKRQGRVWTRVFPNVPVSKKPIEVRMGKGKGNPEFFACRVKPGRILFEVDGVSEQISKEALYKASAKLPIKTKIIKRYA from the coding sequence ATGCTTCAACCAGTACGAACTAGATGGAGAAAAGCTCATAAAGGTAGAATTCATGGTACGGCTACCCGTGCGAGTTCTATTAATTATGGTGCGTATGCACTTAAAGCCTTACAACCAGAACGTATTACAGGAAAACAAATTGAAGCTGCTAGAGTTGCTTTAACAAGACACATGAAGAGACAAGGTAGAGTTTGGACTAGAGTATTTCCAAATGTACCAGTTTCAAAAAAACCTATAGAAGTTAGAATGGGAAAAGGTAAAGGAAACCCTGAATTTTTTGCATGTAGAGTTAAACCAGGTAGAATTTTATTTGAAGTTGATGGTGTTTCTGAGCAAATATCTAAAGAGGCATTGTATAAAGCTTCAGCAAAGCTGCCCATTAAAACAAAAATAATTAAGAGATACGCATAA
- the rplO gene encoding 50S ribosomal protein L15, with amino-acid sequence MITLNTKQKINTSKMRVGRGIGSGKGKTSGRGVKGQKSRSGVAIKSFEGGQMPLYRRLPKRGFNPISKQNIAIMNLEKIQSYINEKTINPSDIINMELLKKLKLINKNSQKLKILGTGEIKDKVNIEADLASKSAIEKLEKISGSIQLKK; translated from the coding sequence ATGATTACTTTAAATACAAAACAAAAGATTAATACATCTAAAATGAGAGTTGGCAGAGGTATTGGCTCTGGAAAAGGCAAAACATCTGGAAGAGGTGTTAAGGGTCAAAAATCTAGGTCAGGTGTAGCAATTAAGAGTTTCGAAGGTGGTCAGATGCCTTTATACAGAAGACTTCCAAAAAGAGGTTTTAATCCTATTTCAAAACAGAACATTGCGATAATGAATTTGGAAAAAATTCAATCTTATATTAATGAAAAAACCATAAATCCTAGTGATATTATTAATATGGAATTATTAAAAAAATTGAAATTGATAAATAAAAATTCCCAAAAATTAAAAATATTAGGAACAGGCGAAATAAAAGATAAAGTTAATATAGAAGCGGATTTAGCCTCTAAATCAGCAATAGAAAAACTAGAAAAAATTAGTGGATCTATTCAATTAAAAAAATAA
- a CDS encoding RluA family pseudouridine synthase, giving the protein MKKSYTVDATCNDMRIDRWTRLKIGKIPQGLIEKYFRSGKIKINKKKIKSSTKVKTNDVISFFNLDFKEQIIQKKIKFEPSKEIIKSNEDQIIDNNENFIVLNKSSGISVQGGTKSKKNLVDIFAKSEIFQGTKPYSVHRLDKDTSGVFIMAKTRQSAQLLTSLFRLRKVHKTYLAICHGELNKDSGEWNDDLIRYDGEKKIIEKAKTIYRVLDKNSEASLVELKPITGRKHQLRKQLYALGQPIFGDIKYKLSNSSRGLNKNLMLHSYQIKFIIDDVKHTYTALLPDYFRKLLKTKRLKFPGLK; this is encoded by the coding sequence ATGAAAAAGTCATATACCGTTGATGCAACGTGTAATGATATGCGTATTGATCGCTGGACAAGATTAAAAATTGGCAAAATTCCACAAGGATTAATTGAAAAATATTTTAGGTCTGGAAAAATAAAGATTAATAAAAAAAAAATTAAAAGCTCAACTAAAGTTAAGACCAATGACGTTATAAGTTTTTTTAATTTAGACTTTAAAGAACAGATAATTCAGAAGAAAATAAAATTTGAACCATCAAAAGAAATCATTAAATCTAATGAAGATCAAATTATAGATAATAATGAAAATTTTATAGTTTTAAATAAAAGCTCAGGTATCTCTGTTCAAGGTGGAACTAAGTCAAAAAAAAATTTAGTAGATATTTTTGCTAAGAGTGAAATCTTTCAAGGAACAAAACCATATTCAGTTCATAGATTAGACAAAGACACTTCAGGTGTTTTCATAATGGCTAAGACAAGACAATCTGCACAATTGTTAACCTCTTTATTTAGATTACGAAAAGTTCACAAAACATATTTAGCCATCTGTCATGGAGAATTAAATAAAGATTCTGGTGAATGGAACGATGATCTTATTCGATATGATGGAGAAAAAAAAATTATAGAAAAGGCAAAAACAATTTATAGAGTTTTAGATAAAAATTCAGAAGCAAGTTTAGTTGAATTAAAACCTATTACTGGTCGTAAACATCAACTTAGAAAACAATTATATGCTTTAGGACAACCAATATTTGGTGATATTAAATATAAATTATCTAATTCCTCAAGAGGTTTAAATAAAAATTTAATGCTTCACTCATATCAGATTAAATTCATCATTGATGATGTTAAACACACTTACACAGCTTTACTACCAGATTACTTTAGAAAATTATTAAAGACAAAAAGACTTAAATTTCCAGGTTTGAAATAA
- the rpsK gene encoding 30S ribosomal protein S11 — MAKADKVENKDQKVEKSSKKSNKSSYSKKKKIKKNILNGIAYVQSTFNNTIISIADTNGNVISWASAGQKGFKGSRKSTPYAAQIAADSAASKALEYGMKTLSVEVKGPGSGRETALRALQARGFKILSIKDTTPMPHNGTRPPKKRRV; from the coding sequence ATGGCTAAAGCTGATAAAGTTGAAAATAAAGATCAGAAGGTAGAAAAATCTTCAAAGAAAAGTAATAAAAGTTCTTATTCGAAAAAGAAAAAAATTAAAAAGAATATTTTAAATGGTATCGCTTACGTACAATCTACATTCAACAATACGATAATTTCAATTGCCGATACTAATGGCAACGTAATATCATGGGCTTCTGCAGGACAAAAAGGATTTAAAGGTTCAAGAAAATCTACTCCATATGCAGCTCAAATTGCTGCTGACTCTGCAGCCTCAAAAGCTTTAGAGTATGGAATGAAAACATTATCAGTTGAAGTTAAAGGACCTGGTTCAGGACGTGAAACAGCTTTAAGAGCATTACAAGCTAGAGGTTTTAAGATCTTATCAATAAAAGATACTACGCCAATGCCTCATAATGGAACTAGACCACCAAAAAAAAGGAGAGTTTAA
- the rpmC gene encoding 50S ribosomal protein L29 has translation MKKQEIKKLSKDEVVKNIDKLKKDLFNFRFQKMNSQVTNPAKIGETKKTIARLKTILKGKINA, from the coding sequence ATGAAAAAGCAAGAAATTAAAAAATTATCTAAAGATGAAGTTGTGAAAAATATTGATAAACTAAAAAAAGATCTTTTTAATTTTAGATTTCAAAAAATGAATTCTCAAGTTACAAATCCAGCAAAAATTGGTGAAACAAAGAAAACAATAGCAAGATTAAAAACTATATTAAAAGGAAAGATTAATGCCTAA
- the secY gene encoding preprotein translocase subunit SecY: MSSSSSTNDLRNRILFTIFILAVYRFGTFVPLPGIDPEQLKIMMEGNQKGLLGMFNVFAGGAVSRMAIFALGIMPYISSAIIVQLMTGVSEYFKNLKAQGETGRAKITQITRYGTVLLATLQGYGLSVGLESSADLVINPGVFFKLTTVTTIVAGTMFLMWLGEQITQRGIGNGISLIIFAGIVAEIPRALVTTFELGRTGAVSTFMILAIFVLLILTILFVVFMERALRKILINYPKRQMGNKMYGGESSHLPLKINQAGVIPAIFASALLLLPVTFSNFSFSNNETFLNLSSYFTQGQPLYMLLYASGIIFFTFFYTNITFNPTETADNLRKYGGFVPGIRPGESTALYIENILTKLTTIGALYLTLVCLLPEFLIANYPIPFYLGGASILIVVVVAIDTVTQIQTRLMSSQYEQLIKKTKFGK; the protein is encoded by the coding sequence ATGAGTTCTTCATCATCAACCAATGATTTAAGAAATAGAATATTATTCACTATATTTATACTCGCGGTTTACAGATTTGGAACTTTTGTTCCGCTTCCTGGAATCGATCCAGAACAGCTTAAAATTATGATGGAAGGTAATCAAAAAGGATTACTTGGTATGTTTAATGTATTTGCAGGAGGTGCAGTTAGCAGAATGGCAATTTTTGCATTAGGTATAATGCCATATATATCTTCAGCTATTATTGTTCAATTGATGACTGGTGTTTCTGAATATTTTAAAAATTTAAAAGCACAAGGAGAAACAGGAAGAGCAAAAATAACTCAAATTACTAGATATGGAACTGTATTATTAGCAACATTACAAGGTTATGGTTTATCTGTTGGATTAGAGTCATCTGCAGATTTAGTTATTAACCCAGGAGTTTTTTTTAAATTAACAACTGTAACAACAATTGTTGCAGGAACAATGTTTTTAATGTGGTTAGGTGAACAAATTACACAAAGAGGTATAGGTAATGGTATTTCTTTAATTATTTTTGCTGGTATTGTTGCTGAAATTCCTCGTGCTTTAGTGACTACTTTTGAACTTGGTAGAACTGGCGCTGTTTCAACATTCATGATTTTAGCAATTTTTGTTTTATTAATTTTAACAATTCTCTTTGTTGTTTTTATGGAAAGAGCATTAAGAAAGATATTAATTAATTATCCAAAAAGACAAATGGGAAATAAAATGTATGGAGGTGAATCGTCACATTTACCACTAAAAATTAATCAAGCTGGAGTAATACCAGCAATTTTTGCATCAGCACTTTTATTATTACCGGTAACTTTTTCAAATTTTTCATTTTCTAATAATGAAACATTTTTAAATTTAAGTTCTTATTTTACACAAGGTCAACCTTTGTATATGTTGTTATATGCGTCAGGAATAATATTTTTTACATTTTTTTATACAAACATTACTTTTAATCCTACTGAGACTGCAGACAACTTAAGAAAGTATGGTGGTTTTGTTCCAGGAATTAGACCAGGTGAAAGTACAGCTTTATACATAGAAAATATTTTAACAAAATTAACAACGATTGGCGCACTATATTTAACTTTAGTTTGTTTATTACCAGAGTTTTTAATTGCAAATTATCCAATACCTTTTTATCTAGGTGGAGCTTCAATTTTAATTGTTGTAGTGGTTGCTATTGATACAGTAACTCAAATTCAAACAAGATTAATGAGTTCTCAATATGAACAATTAATCAAGAAAACAAAATTTGGTAAGTAA
- the rplR gene encoding 50S ribosomal protein L18 produces the protein MKLNTSIRKRFRVSNKVKKVAPKDRFRLCISRSSKNISAQIIDDVKKITLLSSSSIDKDMKGGDKVSKTELSKKVAANLAKKAQEKKITKIFFDRGIYRYHGRVKVFAETLRENGMDF, from the coding sequence ATGAAACTAAATACTAGTATTAGAAAAAGATTTAGAGTTAGCAATAAAGTTAAAAAAGTTGCTCCTAAAGATAGATTTAGATTATGTATTTCAAGATCTTCAAAAAATATTTCTGCACAAATAATTGATGATGTTAAAAAGATAACTTTATTATCATCATCATCAATCGATAAAGATATGAAAGGTGGAGATAAGGTTAGCAAAACTGAGTTATCAAAAAAAGTTGCAGCTAATCTTGCAAAAAAAGCTCAGGAAAAAAAAATTACCAAAATTTTTTTTGATAGAGGTATTTATAGATACCATGGAAGAGTTAAAGTATTTGCTGAAACACTACGTGAAAATGGAATGGATTTTTAA
- the rplN gene encoding 50S ribosomal protein L14, which translates to MIGVQTELQVADNTGAKRIECIKVLGGSKRRYASIGDTIVIAVKEAIPKGKVKKGTVHKAVVVRVKKGIHRNDGSKVKFDNNAAVLVDDKGEPVGTRIFGPVTRELRSRGQMKIISLAPEVL; encoded by the coding sequence ATGATCGGTGTACAAACAGAATTACAAGTTGCAGATAATACTGGAGCAAAAAGAATTGAGTGCATTAAAGTTCTTGGTGGCTCAAAAAGAAGATATGCAAGTATTGGAGATACTATAGTTATAGCTGTTAAAGAAGCTATACCTAAAGGTAAGGTAAAAAAAGGAACAGTTCATAAAGCTGTAGTAGTAAGAGTAAAAAAAGGTATCCATAGAAACGATGGATCTAAAGTAAAATTTGATAATAATGCAGCTGTGCTTGTTGACGATAAAGGTGAACCAGTAGGTACAAGAATTTTTGGGCCTGTAACAAGAGAACTGAGAAGTAGAGGGCAAATGAAAATAATTTCATTAGCACCGGAGGTTTTATAA
- a CDS encoding DNA-directed RNA polymerase subunit alpha has protein sequence MEVENVNVKNWKSLIKPSKLDVQISDDLTHAKIIAEPLEKGYGLTLGNSLRRILLSSIRGAAVTSIQIDGVLHEFTSIKGVREDVTDIVLNVKSLALKSNSEGTKKLVLDAKGPGEIKASDIAPVADVEILNPDLVICNLDENTNFHMEMNVNTGKGYVPADLNKPEEPPLGLIAIDSLYSPVKKVSYSISTAREGKALDYDKLTMEVETNGAISAEDAVAYSARIFQDQLKMFVNFDEPVEAPVKEVSTEPEFNKNLLRKVDELELSVRSMNCLKNDNIIYIGDLVQKSEGEMLRTPNFGRKSLNEIKEVLTGMSLYLGMEIPNWPPDNIAEMSKKLEEAI, from the coding sequence ATGGAAGTCGAAAATGTAAATGTAAAAAACTGGAAGTCACTAATTAAACCATCAAAATTAGATGTACAAATTAGTGATGATTTAACTCATGCGAAGATAATCGCAGAACCATTAGAAAAAGGTTACGGATTAACTTTAGGTAATTCACTTAGAAGAATTTTGTTATCATCTATTAGAGGTGCAGCTGTTACTTCGATCCAAATTGATGGAGTTTTACATGAGTTTACTTCAATTAAAGGAGTTAGAGAAGATGTAACTGATATAGTGTTAAACGTTAAATCTTTAGCATTAAAATCTAATTCAGAAGGTACTAAAAAATTAGTTTTAGATGCCAAAGGACCTGGTGAAATTAAAGCTTCTGATATAGCTCCTGTAGCTGATGTTGAAATTCTAAATCCAGATTTAGTTATATGTAATCTTGATGAAAATACTAATTTCCATATGGAAATGAATGTAAATACTGGAAAAGGATACGTTCCTGCAGATTTAAATAAACCAGAGGAGCCACCTTTAGGTCTTATTGCGATAGACTCATTATATAGTCCAGTTAAAAAAGTTTCATACTCAATAAGCACCGCAAGAGAAGGTAAAGCATTAGACTATGACAAATTAACTATGGAAGTTGAAACTAACGGGGCAATCTCTGCAGAGGACGCAGTGGCCTATTCTGCAAGAATTTTTCAAGATCAATTGAAAATGTTTGTTAATTTTGATGAGCCTGTAGAAGCACCGGTTAAAGAAGTTTCGACAGAACCTGAGTTTAATAAAAATTTACTGAGAAAAGTTGATGAACTTGAACTATCAGTAAGATCTATGAATTGTCTTAAAAATGATAATATAATTTATATTGGTGATTTGGTGCAAAAATCTGAAGGAGAAATGTTAAGAACTCCAAATTTTGGAAGAAAATCTTTAAATGAAATAAAAGAAGTTCTAACTGGAATGTCTCTCTACCTGGGTATGGAAATACCAAATTGGCCGCCAGATAATATAGCAGAAATGTCCAAAAAATTAGAGGAAGCTATCTAA
- the rpsH gene encoding 30S ribosomal protein S8 codes for MSLSDPIGDMIARVKNAQARNHKKVELPSSNFKSKIADILKNEGFIKDFKINAVDKKPTLSLELKYHSGNPVISAFERVSKPGRRIFSSAEGLPKINNGLGIAIVSTPKGVMTDIDARKQRVGGEIICKVF; via the coding sequence ATGAGTTTAAGTGACCCAATTGGAGATATGATAGCAAGAGTTAAAAATGCTCAAGCTAGAAATCATAAAAAAGTAGAATTACCCTCTTCAAATTTTAAATCAAAGATTGCTGATATACTTAAAAACGAAGGGTTTATTAAAGATTTTAAGATTAATGCTGTAGATAAAAAACCAACATTATCATTAGAACTAAAGTATCATTCTGGAAACCCAGTTATTAGCGCTTTTGAAAGAGTATCAAAACCTGGTAGAAGAATTTTTTCAAGCGCTGAAGGTCTACCGAAAATTAATAATGGTCTTGGGATCGCAATAGTTTCAACACCAAAAGGTGTGATGACAGATATAGATGCAAGAAAACAACGTGTTGGTGGCGAAATAATTTGTAAGGTATTTTAA
- the rpsN gene encoding 30S ribosomal protein S14, with the protein MAKLSAVNKNKSRIKLSDKLFKKRQSLKKIVMNKKLPLEERFKAQQKLSQLPRNSAKTRVMNRCEITGRPHGVYRKLKISRIALRQLGLQGKIPGLVKSSW; encoded by the coding sequence ATGGCTAAGTTAAGCGCTGTAAATAAAAATAAAAGCAGAATAAAACTTTCTGACAAATTATTTAAAAAAAGACAAAGTCTAAAAAAAATAGTTATGAACAAAAAACTTCCATTAGAAGAAAGATTTAAAGCACAACAAAAACTTTCTCAACTTCCAAGGAATTCAGCTAAAACAAGAGTTATGAACAGATGTGAAATAACTGGCAGACCTCATGGCGTATATAGAAAATTAAAGATTTCAAGAATTGCATTAAGACAACTAGGATTACAAGGAAAGATACCGGGCTTGGTTAAATCAAGCTGGTAG
- the rpsQ gene encoding 30S ribosomal protein S17 gives MPKKILTGVVISDKPNKTVTVMVERKYSHPVLKKVIKVRKNYNAHDENNTFKTGDKVSIIESKPFSKNKKFQVMENTK, from the coding sequence ATGCCTAAAAAAATTTTAACAGGTGTAGTCATAAGTGACAAACCAAACAAAACAGTGACTGTAATGGTAGAGAGAAAATATTCACATCCGGTTTTGAAAAAAGTAATTAAGGTGAGAAAAAATTACAATGCTCATGATGAAAATAATACTTTTAAAACTGGTGATAAAGTATCAATTATAGAGAGCAAGCCTTTCTCTAAAAATAAAAAATTTCAAGTTATGGAGAATACAAAATAA